A window of Fusarium falciforme chromosome 1, complete sequence genomic DNA:
ACAATGGTTACAAACTTATGTTATGAGAGATGTGGGAATCACCACTCTAGGGTTCGACAATGGTGTTTTTGTTGTTTTGTTCCATTTTCTGTCTGGGTTTCTTTTGATCTGGAGTTCATAGATGATACCGGCGACGTGAACACGTTTATCAAGTCAATTCTATATACTGGATGAACAAAGACTGAGATAGTGAGTGAAAGCAGTGTAGTGTCTATCAAATCATGTGCGCAAAATCGTCAAGTGTCATTACTCGTGTATCCTGTTGCCTTCGAGTGCGAAAAGTTAGGCGTAGTTCAATACTCCCTTGAGAATCCACTACTCGTCGTTAGTATGTGTTCATCACCAGTATCGACATGTGCAACTTACCAGTTCTCCGTTACCGACCTGACCGACCACATGCTCAACCTCGATCTCATCCGGCATAATCACCCTCTTGCCATCCTTCTCAACCCACCAAACATCCTTACCCCCAACAGTCTTGACCTTGTTATTCTCCCCCCACGGGCTCTCCGGCACAAGATGCGCCTCCACAAATCTCCTCATATTCGTCCGCGCGCGATCCTGCCCCTTGTCACCCTCATACGCATCCGCCCCCAACGCAGCATAATCCCCCGGCTGCTCCCATGGCTTCCGCGGGAGCGCGTCCACAGCCGAGTTGAGCGGCGCAAGCACGGTGGTATTTGTCCCAAGGTCGGAGAGCCGCTCGTCAGTCGAAGGATCCATCCGCGCAAACGAGGAGAACGACGTCAGCGAGCGCTGAGTGCCCAGGATGTCGGCGAGGGCGACCGAGGGTTGGTTGAGCGGCGCTGCGGGCATGACGGGGAGGTGTAGACGGTGGAGATCTGGTTTGACGTCGCCGAGAGGGACTTGGGAGGATGtggagagggtgaggagggTTGATAGCGCGAGGAGAGGTttcatggt
This region includes:
- a CDS encoding FAS1 domain-containing protein; amino-acid sequence: MKPLLALSTLLTLSTSSQVPLGDVKPDLHRLHLPVMPAAPLNQPSVALADILGTQRSLTSFSSFARMDPSTDERLSDLGTNTTVLAPLNSAVDALPRKPWEQPGDYAALGADAYEGDKGQDRARTNMRRFVEAHLVPESPWGENNKVKTVGGKDVWWVEKDGKRVIMPDEIEVEHVVGQVGNGELWILKGVLNYA